The proteins below come from a single Eucalyptus grandis isolate ANBG69807.140 chromosome 3, ASM1654582v1, whole genome shotgun sequence genomic window:
- the LOC104438197 gene encoding zinc finger CCCH domain-containing protein 20 gives MMLGEPHRPPNPTIDVPPWPILDDPTDDAVPHSPYSPYTLNAGYGGGCDSSPSAAGPGHFQDVMAALRRFLPSNRPDTDPDPDMTSSREADFPMDVYSCDNFRMYEFKVRRCARGRSHDWTECPYAHPGEKARRRDPRKYHYSGTACPEFRKGSCRKGDACEFAHGVFECWLHPARYRTQPCKDGAGCRRRVCFFAHTPEQLRVVTPQQSPRGAATQLPFMASPSTVSPEDSPPMSPMSAAVTHQSLSRSLGSSSVNEMVMASLRNLQLGKVKSLPSSWNANAHVTTAAATTASYGSPLRPGFCSVPTTPTRVPARPGIGYRDFWDQVEEEEEPLMERVESGRDLRAKMFEKLREESSLDRADPEHPSLGGGGPDVEWVSDLVN, from the coding sequence atgatgcTCGGAGAGCCTCACCGTCCTCCTAATCCGACGATCGACGTTCCTCCCTGGCCGATCCTGGACGATCCGACGGACGACGCCGTGCCTCACTCTCCGTACTCCCCTTACACGCTCAATGCTGGCTACGGCGGCGGCTGCGACTCCTCTCCCTCCGCCGCCGGCCCCGGCCACTTCCAGGACGTCATGGCGGCGCTCCGGCGGTTCCTGCCGTCGAACCGCCCCGACACGGACCCGGACCCGGATATGACGTCCTCCCGCGAGGCGGACTTCCCCATGGACGTCTACTCCTGCGACAACTTCCGCATGTACGAGTTCAAGGTGAGGCGGTGCGCGCGGGGGCGGTCGCACGACTGGACGGAGTGCCCGTACGCCCATCCCGGCGAGAAGGCCCGCCGGCGGGACCCGCGGAAGTACCACTACTCCGGCACCGCGTGCCCGGAGTTCCGGAAGGGGAGCTGCCGGAAGGGCGACGCGTGCGAGTTCGCGCACGGCGTGTTCGAGTGCTGGCTCCACCCGGCGCGCTACCGCACGCAGCCGTGCAAGGACGGCGCCGGGTGCCGGCGCCGCGTGTGCTTCTTCGCGCACACGCCGGAGCAGCTCAGGGTGGTGACCCCGCAGCAGAGCCCCCGGGGAGCCGCGACGCAGCTCCCGTTCATGGCGTCCCCGAGCACGGTCTCGCCGGAGGATTCGCCGCCGATGTCGCCGATGTCGGCCGCGGTGACGCACCAGTCGCTGAGCCGCTCGCTCGGGTCGAGCTCCGTGAACGAGATGGTGATGGCCTCGCTGAGGAACCTGCAGCTCGGTAAGGTTAAGTCCCTGCCTTCCTCTTGGAACGCAAACGCTCACGTCACCACGGCCGCCGCTACCACCGCCTCTTACGGGTCGCCGCTGCGACCCGGTTTCTGCAGCGTGCCGACGACGCCGACGCGTGTGCCGGCCCGGCCGGGGATTGGTTACAGGGATTTCTGGGAccaggtggaggaggaggaggagccgctGATGGAGAGGGTGGAGTCGGGAAGGGACTTGAGGGCCAAGATGTTCGAGAAGCTGAGGGAGGAGAGCTCTCTGGACCGGGCCGACCCGGAGCATCCTAGCCTAGGCGGCGGCGGACCGGACGTTGAGTGGGTATCGGATCTGGTGAATTGA